GTTGTTTGAATATCGCTCCATGCTAATAACCAGGTCTGAATTATGTTATGCAAAGTCATATCAGTATCTTTACGTTGCATAACATAAGTAAATATTGGGTTAGTAACATAATTAATATTCTGAGCAGGTGGCTTGCTTTGTTGAAGAAGACGCTCAAGCGTTAATATAAATGGACCTCTCATATGCTCAGTTAGCAAATTTTCAGCTTTTTCAATCACTTCATTAAATGTAGCATCGTCCGATTCAGTGATATTTTCTTGTAATAGATTATAAAATGAATCAGGTTGAAGTAACCCTTGTGACTCTAAAAATGCAAGATCTTCCTTTAAATCACTATAATTTTCAGGCTTCATTGCATCATCAATAATATTCTGCCGCATCTGCGCTGGTGTTATAGTTTGCTGTGAACAGCTCACTGTGATAGCTGATGATAATCCTATCATCAGCACAAATAATATTTTGTTAGTTTTCATATGTAATTTTTTCATAGTTACATCTATCGCAAATCTTTTTTTATTTGATTTTCAAATATAACCATTTCTCGAGCATTTTTTTGTTCTTGTTGTTTTTTTCGAGCTCGTGCAAATAACCCTTTTATTTTACTTGTTTTTGCTACTTCTTCTGCTAATTTACCATTATAAGATCGAATATCAAGGTTTACATTTGCTGCAAGTAAAAGCTGCACAATCTCTGCATAGCCTTTAATTGAAGCAATCACCAATGGAGTAATTCCATTTGTAGTTCTTTGAGCATTAACATTCGCACCTGCTGCAAGTAAAATTCGTACAATCTCTGCATGACCATACAAAGCTGCAATATGCAATGGAGTAGACCCTTCTATTATTTGGATATTAACATTCGCACCACCTTCAATTAAGAGCCGTACGATTCCTGTATAACCATTTTGAGCTGCAATATACAATGATGTCGCTTCATTATCCATTTGCATGTCAACACTTGCACCTGCAGCAAGTAAGAATTTTACAATTTCTATATGACCTTTTTCAGCTGCAAGATACAATGATGTCGCTCCATTTACATTTTTTTTCATATTAACATCGGCACCATGTTCAACTAAAAATCGTACAATTTCTAAATGGCCTTTTTCAGCTGCTATACATAAAGCTGTGTATCCATTATCAGTTCTTTGGATATCAACATTTGCACCTCCTTGAATTAAGAGCCTTACGATCTCTGTATAACCATTTTGAGCTGCAAAATACAATGCTGTAGCTCCATTAGGCATTTGAATATCAACACTTACACCTGCTGCAAGCAAGAATTTTATAATCTCCATATGACCTTTTTCAGCTGCAATATGCAAAGGGGTAGACCCATCGATATATTTTTTATTACCCCATGCTCGTAACCATCCGCGCACTATGTTATGCAATGCAATATCATGATCTTTGCGTTGTACAACATAGCTAAACAAAGGATTTGCAACAGCATCTACATAATAATCAACTGGCTTATTTTCTTCAGTAGCACGCACAAGCGTTAATAAAAATGGATTTCTCATATGCTTAGTTAGCAGACCTTGAGCTTTTTCAATCACTTCATCAAACGTAGCATCGTCCGATTCAGTGATATTTTCTTGTAATAGATTATAAAATGAATCAGGTTGAAGTAACCCTTGTGACTCTAAAAAAGCAAGATCTTGCTTTAAATCGCTATAATTTTCTTGCTTCATTGCATCATCAATAATATTTTGCCGCATTTGTGCTGAGGCTATAGTTTGCTCTGAACAGCTCACTGCAATTGCTAAGGATAATCCTGTTGTGAGCATAAGTAATAATTTGTTAGTTTTCATCATTTTATCTTTCATAGTCAAACTTAATAATTTTCTATATGAAAATAATACTACAAGCAACCCTTAAATTAAAAGAATTTTATATATTTATATCGTGATCATGATAGTTATAATTTTTATTAATAAAAGATACCAACTCAAACTAAAAATCTATTGATAATTGCAACTGACTAAAATGGTGGTACACTTACATAATGTTAATCACATCAATTTATACCAAGAGTCTTAATAATTTATGAATATAAAAGTTGGTCTTGTCGGACTTCCAAACGTTGGGAAATCAACGCTTTTTAATGCGTTAACAAAATCTTCAGTTCCTGCTGAAAACTACCCTTTTTGTACCATTGAACCACACATTGCAATAACACACGTGCCAGATGCGCGTATGAACAAACTACAAGAAATTTATGGTTCAAAAAAACTTATTCCTTCAATGATATCATTTGTTGATATTGCAGGATTGGTAAAAGGTGCTGCTGCAGGACAAGGTCTTGGAAGCCAATTTTTAAGCAACATTCGCGAAGCGGATCTTATTTTGCACGTGGTACGTTGCTTTGAAGATAAAAATATTATTCGCGAACAAAATGCAATCGATCCTTTAGACGATTTTGACATTATCATCAATGAGTTAATGCTCAAAGATCTTGAGACGATCGAAAAACGAATTGCAAAAATCGAATCACAACTTAAAGGCAAAAGCGCATCAGGACCAGAACGCAAAGCGTTTGATGAAGAAAAAACTTTATTGGTAAATATTCAAAAAGCTATTGATACCTGCGATATTAAACAAGTTCGTAAGTTTTTCCTTGATGCAACAGTAGAAACAATTCCATTGCTTTCAACAAAAAATTTCTTAATCGTTGCAAACATTAGCGAAAACGATATCGATAATCCTTACAACAACGTGTACGTACAAAAACTTCAAGAAACATTTGGCAAAGAAACTATTATACCAGCATGCATTCGTACCGAATATGAATTATCACAACTTGATGAAGCTGAATGTGCAGAAATGATGGATATGCTTGGCATGAAAGAAACTGCTTTAACAA
This genomic interval from Candidatus Chromulinivorax destructor contains the following:
- a CDS encoding ankyrin repeat domain-containing protein encodes the protein MMKTNKLLLMLTTGLSLAIAVSCSEQTIASAQMRQNIIDDAMKQENYSDLKQDLAFLESQGLLQPDSFYNLLQENITESDDATFDEVIEKAQGLLTKHMRNPFLLTLVRATEENKPVDYYVDAVANPLFSYVVQRKDHDIALHNIVRGWLRAWGNKKYIDGSTPLHIAAEKGHMEIIKFLLAAGVSVDIQMPNGATALYFAAQNGYTEIVRLLIQGGANVDIQRTDNGYTALCIAAEKGHLEIVRFLVEHGADVNMKKNVNGATSLYLAAEKGHIEIVKFLLAAGASVDMQMDNEATSLYIAAQNGYTGIVRLLIEGGANVNIQIIEGSTPLHIAALYGHAEIVRILLAAGANVNAQRTTNGITPLVIASIKGYAEIVQLLLAANVNLDIRSYNGKLAEEVAKTSKIKGLFARARKKQQEQKNAREMVIFENQIKKDLR
- the ychF gene encoding redox-regulated ATPase YchF — its product is MNIKVGLVGLPNVGKSTLFNALTKSSVPAENYPFCTIEPHIAITHVPDARMNKLQEIYGSKKLIPSMISFVDIAGLVKGAAAGQGLGSQFLSNIREADLILHVVRCFEDKNIIREQNAIDPLDDFDIIINELMLKDLETIEKRIAKIESQLKGKSASGPERKAFDEEKTLLVNIQKAIDTCDIKQVRKFFLDATVETIPLLSTKNFLIVANISENDIDNPYNNVYVQKLQETFGKETIIPACIRTEYELSQLDEAECAEMMDMLGMKETALTKVIQKSFENLGMITFFTCGPQEIHAWPIAKGLTIRQASGEIHSDLQRGFICAEVFGYKDIAEHLTVPKLKEVGKFRTEGQDYLMQDGDIINVRFNV